From the Micromonospora lupini genome, one window contains:
- a CDS encoding acyl-CoA dehydrogenase family protein, which yields MTSTLPRVDGLLPALAERAAEIDRAGRVPEDVLAELSAAGCLRMLVPAAYGGADLPLVEALRVIEQLSTADASTGWLIGQVGLAHLLFACFPDAARDEIYAHGPDVLGAGAVAPKGRAAPDGAGGWRVSGQWPFVTGSPQASWIYLNCIVLDGRTPRTLPNGAPLTRMVLFPAGELEPVDTWQVLGLRGTASQDVRAAGRTCPEHRGFSLVGDGDDVRRTVFRIAQAGLLIAAVDLGIAQGAVHDAAAHAAAGRRRTFSTRSLADSPVFHDRLGEAHVALRAARALLHREAAGAWETARRGEVLSALDRACLRATATQVTATALQAVQTAYALAGASTVFDSSPLQRRLRDINTATQHFVNSRDSYATVGALLSGADVDTTMF from the coding sequence GTGACCAGTACGCTTCCCCGCGTCGACGGACTGCTCCCCGCGCTCGCCGAGCGCGCGGCGGAGATTGACCGGGCGGGTCGGGTCCCCGAGGACGTTCTCGCCGAGCTGAGCGCGGCGGGCTGCCTGCGGATGCTGGTGCCTGCCGCGTACGGTGGCGCCGACCTGCCGCTGGTCGAGGCGCTGCGCGTCATCGAGCAGCTGTCCACGGCGGACGCCTCCACCGGCTGGCTGATCGGCCAGGTCGGCCTGGCGCACCTGCTGTTCGCCTGCTTTCCCGACGCCGCCCGCGACGAGATCTACGCGCACGGCCCGGACGTGTTGGGCGCCGGCGCGGTGGCGCCCAAGGGCCGGGCGGCCCCGGACGGGGCGGGCGGCTGGCGGGTCAGCGGCCAGTGGCCGTTCGTGACCGGCAGCCCGCAGGCGAGCTGGATCTACCTGAACTGCATCGTGCTCGACGGGCGGACCCCCCGGACCCTGCCCAACGGGGCACCGCTGACCCGGATGGTGCTCTTCCCCGCAGGGGAGCTGGAGCCTGTCGACACCTGGCAGGTGCTGGGCCTGCGCGGCACGGCCAGCCAGGACGTGCGGGCGGCCGGCCGCACCTGCCCCGAGCACCGCGGCTTCAGCCTCGTCGGCGACGGCGACGACGTGCGCCGTACCGTCTTCCGGATCGCCCAGGCCGGGCTGCTCATCGCGGCTGTCGACCTCGGCATCGCGCAGGGGGCCGTGCACGACGCGGCGGCGCACGCCGCCGCCGGCCGCCGCCGGACGTTCAGCACCCGGTCGCTTGCCGACTCCCCGGTTTTCCACGACCGCCTCGGCGAGGCCCACGTGGCCCTGCGCGCGGCCCGGGCGTTGCTGCACCGCGAGGCGGCCGGGGCCTGGGAGACCGCGCGGCGCGGCGAGGTGCTCAGCGCGCTGGACCGCGCCTGCCTGCGCGCCACCGCCACGCAGGTCACGGCCACCGCGCTCCAGGCCGTGCAGACGGCGTACGCGCTGGCCGGCGCGTCGACAGTGTTCGACTCCTCGCCGCTGCAACGTCGGCTGCGCGACATCAACACCGCGACGCAGCACTTCGTCAACAGCCGCGACAGCTACGCCACCGTCGGCGCCCTGCTCTCCGGCGCGGACGTCGACACGACGATGTTCTGA